From the genome of Candidatus Nealsonbacteria bacterium, one region includes:
- a CDS encoding HAD family phosphatase, translating into MIKAILFDVGEVLLSNPFEEVFQKIADKLKIEAGALNEFRLEYHQRLTTGRISVECFLTKLREKFNLDIKEEEIKKIWEESYLEVRTLNQELLEIVKKLKKKYRVGLISNIYDFCAKINAERGFGVAFEPAIMSYEVGLAKPEKEIFELALKRLNLEADECVFIDNKEKNLESPRKMGFKVFHFQNNAQLIDDFKRLGIEL; encoded by the coding sequence ATGATTAAAGCAATTTTGTTTGATGTGGGCGAGGTGCTTCTTTCAAATCCCTTTGAAGAAGTGTTTCAAAAAATAGCTGACAAGCTAAAAATAGAGGCAGGTGCCCTTAATGAGTTTAGGTTGGAATATCATCAAAGACTAACTACGGGGAGAATATCAGTAGAGTGTTTTCTTACGAAATTAAGAGAAAAATTTAATTTAGATATTAAGGAAGAAGAAATTAAAAAAATTTGGGAGGAGTCATATCTTGAAGTCAGGACTTTAAATCAAGAGTTGTTAGAGATAGTTAAAAAATTAAAAAAGAAATATCGAGTCGGTCTGATTTCTAATATCTATGATTTTTGCGCCAAGATAAATGCTGAAAGAGGATTTGGTGTTGCATTTGAACCAGCCATAATGTCTTACGAAGTTGGATTAGCTAAGCCCGAGAAAGAGATTTTTGAATTAGCCTTAAAGAGATTGAACCTGGAAGCAGACGAATGTGTTTTTATTGATAACAAGGAAAAGAACTTAGAGTCTCCGCGAAAAATGGGTTTTAAAGTTTTTCATTTTCAAAATAACGCGCAATTGATAGATGATTTTAAGAGGTTGGGCATAGAATTATAA
- the obgE gene encoding GTPase ObgE, protein MPVKLYKTFMLIDDVKIKVTAGSGGKGTVAFNKNMMALGPVGGGGGKGGSIYIEGVSDLSALNQFRFKKEIKAKDGQDGRSQFRDGNNADDLILFVPVGTVAHNLNTGEDVEITKIGQRAVIVRGGRGGRGNFHFRSATNTTPKEFEYGRPGESLEIHFELKLIADVGFVGTPNVGKSSLLNELTNAKSKVANYPFTTLEPNLGVYYDLILADIPGLIEGASMGKGLGIKFLRHIERTKTLFHFVAADSANPVADYKTVRSELGAYNKLLLEKPEYVLVSKKDVVSPDIAREVVENLEELNKNTTPISIFDWDSIKLVKKILNDLILEKTEQKS, encoded by the coding sequence ATGCCGGTCAAGTTGTACAAAACCTTTATGCTTATTGATGATGTAAAAATAAAAGTAACAGCCGGAAGCGGCGGAAAAGGAACAGTGGCGTTTAATAAAAACATGATGGCTTTGGGTCCGGTTGGCGGTGGCGGCGGTAAGGGCGGCAGTATTTATATTGAAGGAGTTTCTGATTTAAGCGCGCTAAATCAATTCCGTTTTAAAAAAGAAATTAAAGCTAAAGACGGACAGGACGGCCGTTCGCAATTTCGCGACGGCAATAACGCTGACGATTTGATTTTATTTGTTCCCGTCGGAACAGTAGCGCATAATTTAAACACGGGTGAAGATGTTGAGATAACTAAAATCGGCCAGCGGGCAGTAATTGTCCGCGGCGGACGCGGAGGAAGGGGAAATTTTCATTTTCGTTCAGCAACCAATACAACGCCGAAAGAATTTGAATACGGGAGGCCGGGAGAATCGCTGGAAATCCATTTTGAATTAAAGCTGATTGCCGACGTAGGGTTTGTAGGAACGCCCAATGTCGGAAAATCAAGTTTGCTTAACGAGTTGACTAATGCCAAAAGCAAAGTGGCAAATTATCCGTTCACGACTTTAGAGCCGAATTTGGGCGTGTATTACGATTTAATACTCGCTGATATTCCCGGGCTTATTGAGGGCGCGTCTATGGGTAAAGGTCTCGGCATTAAATTTTTACGGCATATAGAGCGAACAAAGACCTTGTTTCATTTTGTTGCCGCAGATTCTGCTAATCCGGTGGCGGATTATAAAACGGTGCGCAGCGAATTAGGGGCATATAATAAATTGCTTCTGGAAAAACCAGAATATGTATTGGTAAGCAAAAAAGACGTGGTTTCACCCGATATTGCCCGTGAGGTTGTAGAAAATCTTGAAGAATTAAATAAAAATACAACTCCGATTTCTATATTTGATTGGGACAGCATCAAGCTTGTCAAAAAAATACTTAATGATTTAATTTTGGAAAAAACAGAACAAAAATCATAA
- a CDS encoding transglutaminase-like domain-containing protein, producing the protein FERLTQPNEEIKKIADGLRGKTEQQTLENVLFFLEENLKHIDLERENPKEWKKLFNKRAVEEILENKISYGCNDTATAFTTLMRSCGIPIKYIEGKRIGKSGTHDWGEVFVDGEWKSVDPTQGREGLKFDPKKVKHGPYIKISESLGPSDSMITSYEDWIRLEKLWDYKKNILKN; encoded by the coding sequence AGTTTGAAAGATTGACCCAACCTAATGAAGAAATAAAAAAAATAGCTGATGGTCTTCGAGGCAAGACAGAACAACAGACATTAGAAAATGTTTTATTTTTTTTAGAGGAAAACCTTAAACACATTGATTTAGAGAGGGAGAATCCCAAAGAGTGGAAAAAACTTTTTAATAAACGAGCAGTAGAAGAAATTTTGGAAAATAAAATTTCGTACGGGTGCAACGATACAGCTACAGCATTTACAACCCTTATGAGGAGTTGCGGGATTCCAATAAAGTATATCGAAGGTAAAAGAATTGGGAAATCCGGTACCCATGATTGGGGAGAAGTTTTCGTTGATGGAGAGTGGAAAAGCGTAGATCCTACACAGGGGAGAGAAGGACTTAAATTTGACCCCAAGAAAGTTAAACACGGTCCTTATATTAAGATTTCTGAAAGTCTGGGACCATCCGACAGCATGATAACTTCATACGAAGATTGGATAAGACTAGAAAAATTGTGGGATTACAAAAAGAACATATTAAAGAATTAA
- a CDS encoding metallopeptidase family protein — protein MTIEKIEFEELVNEGIKAIPKRFLEKLNNIEIVIEDEPTPEQIRKLKLSKNSTIFGLYEGIPQTKRWHYGQVLPDKITIFKNPIEEIARSEEEIKEIVKNTVWHEIAHHFGFDEKRIRELEVQKKKKGQ, from the coding sequence ATGACAATTGAAAAGATTGAATTTGAAGAATTGGTCAATGAGGGAATTAAAGCAATTCCGAAAAGGTTTTTGGAAAAATTAAATAATATTGAGATTGTTATTGAAGATGAACCGACACCGGAACAAATAAGAAAATTAAAATTGAGCAAAAACTCAACAATTTTTGGCTTATACGAAGGAATACCTCAAACTAAAAGGTGGCACTACGGTCAAGTTTTACCGGATAAAATTACTATTTTTAAAAATCCAATTGAAGAAATAGCTCGATCTGAAGAGGAAATAAAAGAAATTGTCAAAAATACCGTCTGGCACGAAATTGCTCACCATTTTGGTTTTGATGAAAAAAGAATCAGGGAACTGGAAGTCCAAAAAAAGAAAAAAGGTCAATGA
- a CDS encoding GerMN domain-containing protein, with translation MQDCSKVYPVERTVPKTLGPAKVALEELFKGPSEEEKTQGYVSWFSKETKDILKSVKIENNTAYLDLKDIRQIIPGASASCGSAHFLAEVETTLKQFPIVNRVIIAIDARPSIFYEWIQIGCSKENDFCDETPFKEL, from the coding sequence ATGCAAGATTGCAGCAAAGTTTATCCGGTTGAGAGAACTGTTCCAAAAACCCTTGGTCCGGCAAAAGTTGCTCTTGAAGAATTGTTTAAGGGACCGAGCGAAGAAGAAAAAACCCAAGGATATGTTTCCTGGTTTTCCAAAGAAACAAAAGACATTTTAAAAAGCGTGAAAATAGAAAATAATACCGCTTATCTTGATTTGAAGGATATCCGTCAGATTATCCCCGGAGCAAGCGCCAGTTGCGGCAGCGCTCATTTTCTGGCTGAAGTGGAAACAACGCTTAAGCAATTTCCTATTGTAAATAGGGTTATAATCGCTATTGATGCCCGGCCGTCAATATTTTATGAGTGGATACAAATCGGCTGCTCCAAAGAAAATGATTTCTGCGACGAAACCCCGTTTAAAGAATTGTAG
- a CDS encoding methyltransferase domain-containing protein, protein MYRKDRQNEFYTALAKKDGYPARSVYKLQEIDKKYKIIKENSQVLDLGCAPGSWILYISQKVGNRGKVIGVDIEEIKIPKKSNITFIKKSIFDLKE, encoded by the coding sequence ATGTACAGAAAAGACAGACAAAATGAGTTTTACACAGCATTGGCAAAAAAGGATGGGTATCCGGCAAGGTCAGTATATAAACTACAAGAAATAGACAAAAAATACAAAATTATCAAAGAGAACAGCCAGGTTTTAGATTTGGGTTGTGCGCCGGGTTCCTGGATTTTATATATTTCTCAAAAAGTGGGCAATAGGGGAAAGGTAATTGGTGTTGATATTGAAGAAATTAAAATACCCAAAAAATCCAACATTACTTTCATTAAAAAAAGCATTTTTGATTTAAAAGAAT
- a CDS encoding replication-associated recombination protein A, whose product MEPLASKIRPKTLKEFVGQEHLTGEGKPLNIAMRQKHLFSFILWGPPGSGKTTLAKIYAKSLNAKLYELSAVSAGKADIRKILADSQSMPKVLFLDEIHRFNKAQQDFLLPYVERGEITLIGATTENPSFEVIAPLLSRCRVFILNELSDENMKAIIKRTGFKMDKKAEDWLINMANGDARQAITMLENTNELYKKITVENLKNALQSKFLRYDKKGEEHYNTISAFIKSMRASQADAALYYLARMIDSGEDPKFIARRMVIFASEDIGLAQPTALVVANDVFRAVETIGLPECGINLAHGVVYLCQCKKDRSAYNAYLEAMEDVKKFGNLAIPLSLRNPETKLMKDLNYGKGYEKYSKESFLPDYCHNYCCGIRLLALPKSKTGANAALTRDNDN is encoded by the coding sequence ATGGAACCATTAGCATCAAAAATCAGGCCTAAGACATTGAAAGAATTCGTCGGCCAGGAGCATTTGACGGGGGAGGGAAAACCGTTGAATATCGCGATGAGACAAAAGCATTTGTTTTCTTTTATTTTATGGGGACCACCGGGAAGCGGAAAAACGACTTTGGCAAAAATATATGCCAAGAGTTTAAATGCCAAGCTTTATGAATTATCCGCGGTTTCGGCCGGAAAAGCGGATATTAGAAAAATATTAGCAGATTCTCAAAGCATGCCAAAAGTTTTGTTTTTAGACGAAATTCATCGTTTTAATAAAGCCCAGCAGGATTTTTTGCTTCCTTATGTTGAAAGAGGGGAAATAACGCTTATCGGCGCGACAACGGAAAACCCGAGTTTTGAAGTCATAGCGCCTTTGCTCTCCCGATGCCGAGTTTTTATTTTAAACGAGCTTTCGGATGAAAATATGAAAGCCATTATTAAAAGAACGGGTTTTAAAATGGATAAAAAGGCGGAGGACTGGCTGATTAATATGGCCAATGGCGACGCCAGACAGGCGATAACGATGTTGGAAAACACAAACGAGCTTTATAAAAAAATAACGGTGGAGAATTTAAAAAACGCGCTTCAATCAAAATTTTTAAGATATGACAAAAAGGGGGAGGAGCATTACAATACCATTTCGGCTTTTATCAAAAGTATGAGAGCAAGTCAGGCCGATGCGGCTTTGTATTATTTGGCGCGAATGATTGATTCGGGCGAAGACCCAAAATTCATAGCCAGAAGAATGGTTATTTTCGCTTCAGAAGATATAGGATTAGCCCAGCCCACGGCTTTGGTGGTTGCTAACGACGTATTCAGGGCTGTAGAAACGATTGGTTTGCCTGAATGCGGCATTAATTTGGCTCACGGAGTAGTTTATCTCTGCCAATGCAAAAAAGACAGAAGCGCTTATAATGCTTATCTGGAGGCAATGGAAGACGTTAAAAAATTCGGGAATCTGGCCATTCCTTTGAGTTTGCGGAATCCGGAAACAAAACTAATGAAGGACTTGAATTACGGCAAAGGATATGAAAAATACTCCAAGGAATCTTTTCTGCCCGATTATTGCCATAATTATTGTTGCGGGATTCGGTTATTGGCTTTACCAAAATCTAAGACCGGTGCCAACGCCGCCCTTACAAGAGACAATGACAATTAA
- a CDS encoding PD-(D/E)XK nuclease family protein, with protein MKNNNQQFRVSPSKIGQLLECPKCLWLFYREGLNRPEGIFPTLLNGMDGLFKNYFDKYRNNGILPPEIAGKVEGRLFEDAEKLKQWQNRSKGLQAEFPEFNILLKGLIDDLLVTSDNKYIPFDFKSRGYPIKENTHNFYQNQLDLYALLFEKNDLPSANFGYLLFFYPTNYNQGAAEFKTELVKMGVSHRRAYEILKKVHQIISGPKPASDRECIYCQYRNRV; from the coding sequence ATGAAAAATAATAATCAACAATTTAGAGTATCGCCATCAAAAATCGGGCAATTACTGGAATGTCCGAAGTGTCTTTGGCTGTTTTACCGAGAGGGCTTAAACAGACCCGAGGGCATATTTCCGACTTTGTTAAACGGAATGGACGGACTGTTTAAGAATTATTTTGACAAATACCGGAACAATGGAATTCTGCCGCCGGAGATAGCAGGCAAGGTAGAAGGAAGATTATTTGAAGACGCTGAAAAATTAAAACAGTGGCAAAACAGAAGTAAGGGTTTACAGGCGGAATTCCCGGAATTTAATATTTTACTCAAAGGACTGATCGATGACCTTTTGGTCACATCCGATAATAAATATATTCCTTTTGATTTTAAAAGCAGGGGATACCCGATAAAAGAAAATACCCATAACTTTTACCAAAATCAGCTCGATTTATATGCTTTGCTTTTTGAGAAAAATGATTTGCCTTCGGCAAACTTTGGCTACCTTCTTTTCTTTTATCCGACAAATTACAATCAAGGCGCCGCCGAATTTAAAACCGAGCTGGTGAAAATGGGTGTCAGCCACCGAAGAGCTTATGAAATTCTGAAAAAAGTTCACCAAATTATTAGCGGTCCCAAGCCGGCATCCGACAGAGAATGTATTTACTGCCAATACCGCAATCGCGTTTGA
- a CDS encoding SAM-dependent methyltransferase, producing the protein AIVSDLSPKTSGVKFLDSGKSLELAEKSFEIAKSVLLPGGNFICKVFESESSDEFFKKVKNCFDFAKRFKPKAVIKKSKEFYIIGRGFRI; encoded by the coding sequence AGGCGATTGTTTCCGACTTGTCGCCAAAAACCTCGGGCGTAAAATTTTTAGATTCCGGAAAGTCTTTAGAGTTGGCAGAAAAATCTTTTGAAATCGCAAAATCAGTTTTGCTGCCGGGCGGAAATTTTATCTGTAAGGTTTTTGAAAGCGAATCAAGTGATGAATTTTTCAAAAAAGTGAAAAATTGTTTTGATTTTGCAAAAAGATTCAAGCCAAAAGCAGTAATCAAGAAAAGCAAAGAATTTTATATTATTGGCAGGGGATTTAGAATTTAA